Proteins encoded in a region of the Podarcis muralis chromosome 2, rPodMur119.hap1.1, whole genome shotgun sequence genome:
- the LOC114590616 gene encoding uncharacterized protein LOC114590616: protein MGDKETGKDKFKVRERRQNSLDDDNEELCSKKVLPTIGEDQPAGKTSDCQELQETASESEGKSEIIAARQEAENEESHSEIEEKIKGSDKRYVARKVTASDNDEQSGDSDNCSSSPTEEESNDGEHGNLSEKGSGKEASDYEQSIPGSEEEESEVSSFAKRKSRNKKRSKLLKFGSNKNPQENHQTEENMSVSDKTTTSSLQLIKHKSEYRGKTDPSKQDMHLEEQTSRDASSSVDAVALLEKRYSHLTSQSQILLSLKSRHKDAKAKLLTSGSCPKAAEIGSDLKKAGSIHPKKSTKKNDKMVSRAKEIKESSLSTASSSNVNTRKLSVEKKKKIGKVTGNVKMASNQVLETREEEELVEEQTVEDAAGKGTISSKQTRSKSLQTLSAFKKVTHWLSHKPPKKASLKDRFLRIAHAVGLSGWLFKKFGKKKSNKSFGFRRRMVIRVVGTVGLAKRCGRPFHDSTGEQMKKNLCKKGSSCSLLECDQTGDEDTVVNKELEDGAKPLLMNLSGQSEEEKSSITDAKFAIVFPRVHQLVKSKNASLEIDCSGPQLQSCDQPSRKTVISVQPDAKLQHEYSKPNGQRNSQVLPCSPQADVSIPVEGRVLQDSVPSSLGEDDKADLTQRSTPETMDQVHWTQHQPFTCDPTAWLNSETLLPRFTIENLSKWTLYKEQDLAKSPRSKKALQGRWEAEDVTEDVLEMDMMQKQMYKDEDCYMEFEKVEDLSRLEEVSESSVLLCLKKRFHHNFIYTYIGHILICINPFKPLSLFSEDVVIQYQNGLLSRNAPHIFAITEMAYAFSQSSEKEQCIVLSGHSGSGKTETAKAIILYLSRLYQRQESHGIKQISDVLPILESFGNAKTILNDNSSRFGKFLHVHLRHGFMVGTSISQYLLEKSRVVFQGRGERSFHVFYELLCGLPVGQKEELYLQEAETYFYLNQGRVCELPGKRDDHDFLVLIKALQMIGLSSDQLNSIWAVLSGILQLGNICFTSCEKESSEFALIPSETEIQIVASLLHISADLLQRAITHQVTETCYDRIFTPLSVESAIDARDAIAKVLYSLLFEWLLMKINEWLAPLEMDSTVGIVDIYGFEVISCVYSVFEGSFLFLPCASVCMNADDKSS, encoded by the exons ATGGGAGATAAAGAGACTGGAAAGGACAAGTTCAAAGTCAGAGAGCGTAGACAGAACTCTTTGGACGATGATAATGAAGAGCTCTGTTCTAAGAAAGTGTTACCCACTATTGGGGAAGATCAACCTGCAGGCAAAACTAGTGACTGTCAAGAACTTCAGGAAACAGCCAGTGAAAGTGAAGGAAAGTCAGAGATCATAGCAGCAAGACAAGAGGCTGAGAATGAAGAGAGTCACTCTGAGATAGAAGAGAAAATAAAAGGGAGTGATAAAAGATATGTGGCAAGAAAAGTTACAGCAAGTGATAATGATGAGCAAAGTGGTGACTCAGACAATTGCAGTAGTAGCCCTACAGAGGAAGAGAGCAATGATGGGGAGCATGGAAATCTTTCAGAAAAAGGGAGTGGCAAAGAAGCCTCTGATTATGAGCAGAGTATACCTGGAAGTGAAGAGGAGGAAAGTGAGGTGAGcagctttgcaaaaagaaaaagtagaaaCAAGAAAAGATCAAAGCTCCTCAAGTTTGGCTCGAACAAAAATCCTCAAGAGAACCACCAGACGGAAGAGAACATGAGTGTCAGTGACAAAACAACCACTTCCTCACTACAACTAATAAAGCACAAAAGTGAATATCGTGGTAAGACTGATCCATCCAAACAAGACATGCATTTGGAAGAGCAAACAAGCCGAGATGCAAGTTCAAGTGTAGATGCAGTAGCCTTGCTCGAAAAGAGATATAGCCATCTGACTTCACAATCCCAAATTCTGCTAAGCCTAAAAAGCAGACATAAGGATGCTAAAGCCAAACTATTGACAAGTGGCAGTTGTCCTAAGGCAGCAGAAATTGGCTCTGATTTGAAGAAGGCTGGAAGCATTCATCCAAAAAAGAGTACcaaaaaaaatgacaaaatggTTTCCAGAGCCAAGGAGATTAAAGAATCAAGTCTCTCTACTGCTTCAAGCTCAAATGTTAACACTAGAAAGCTTTCTgttgagaagaaaaagaaaattggaaaagTAACTGGAAATGTCAAAATGGCTTCAAATCAGGTCCTGGAGacaagagaggaagaggagttaGTGGAGGAACAAACTGTTGAAGATGCTGCTGGAAAAGGCACAATCTCTTCTAAGCAAACGAGATCCAAATCTCTACAAACCCTTTCAGCGTTTAAGAAAGTGACCCATTGGCTTAGCCATAAGCCTCCCAAGAAAGCAAGCTTGAAAGATCGCTTCTTACGCATAGCACATGCAGTTGGCCTTTCAGGATGGCTCTTCAAGAAATTTGGCAAGAAGAAGAGCAATAAATCATTTGGATTCAGGAGAAGAATGGTCATTCGGGTTGTTGGCACTGTTGGGCTGGCCAAGAGATGTGGCAGGCCTTTCCATGACTCAACGGGGGAGCAAATGAAGAAGAACTTGTGTAAAAAAGGGTCTTCCTGTTCCTTGTTAGAATGTGATCAAACCGGAGATGAAGATACAGTTGTgaacaaagaactggaagacgGAGCAAAACCTCTGCTGATGAATCTCAGTGGACAGTCCGAGGAAGAGAAAAGCAGTATCACGGATGCCAAGTTTGCCATTGTGTTCCCCAGGGTTCATCAGTTGGTGAAGTCCAAAAATGCTTCTCTTGAAATTGACTGTAGTGGACCACAGCTGCAGTCATGTGACCAACCAAGCAGGAAAACAGTAATATCTGTCCAGCCAGATGCTAAATTGCAACATGAATATTCTAAGCCAAATGGCCAAAGGAATAGTCAAGTGCTTCCTTGCAGTCCTCAAGCTGATGTATCTATACCAG TTGAAGGAAGGGTGTTACAAGACTCTGTACCTTCCAGCTTGGGGGAAGATGACAAGGCAGACCTCACCCAGAGGAGCACACCAGAAACCATGGATCAAGTGCACTGGACTCAGCATCAGCCCTTTACATGTGACCCTACCGCTTGGCTGAATTCTGAAACGCTGCTCCCACGGTTCACCATTGAGAACTTAAGCAAGTGGACTTTATATAAAGAGCAGGATCTGGCCAAGTCTCCGAGGTCAAAAAAAGCATTGCAGGGAAGGTGGGAGGCAGAAGATGTCACTGAAGATGTCCTTGAGATGGACATGATGCAAAAGCAG ATGTACAAAGATGAGGATTGCTACATGGAATTTGAAAAAGTGGAGGACCTTTCCAGGTTGGA GGAAGTCAGCGAAAGCTCTGTGCTGCTGTGCCTGAAAAAGAGATTCCATCACAACTTTATTTAT ACCTACATTGGGCATATCTTGATCTGTATCAATCCTTTCAAGCCACTCAGCCTTTTTTCAGAAGATGTGGTGATCCAGTACCAGAATGGCCTGCTCTCCAGAAATGCACC ACATATATTTGCCATCACAGAAATGGCATATGCCTTCTCTCAGAGCTCAGAGAAAGAGCAGTGCATTGTCCTCAG TGGACACAGTGGCTCGGGAAAGACTGAAACTGCCAAAGCGATCATCCTCTATTTGTCCAGGCTATACCAAAGGCAAGAAAGCCATGGGATAAAGCAA ATATCTGATGTGTTACCCATCTTGGAAAGTTTTGGAAATGCAAAGACCATCTTAAATGACAACTCCAGCCGCTTTGGAAAGTTCTTGCATGTCCACCTAAGACA CGGATTTATGGTGGGTACGTCCATCTCTCAGTACCTTTTGGAGAAGTCCAGAGTTGTTTTTCAG GGCCGAGGTGAAAGGAGCTTTCATGTGTTTTATGAGCTGCTGTGTGGTCTTCCAGTAGGACAAAAAGAGGAACTTTACCTGCAAGAGGCAGAGACTTACTTTTATCTAAACCAG GGCCGAGTGTGTGAGCTTCCAGGAAAGCGGGATGATCACGATTTTCTGGTCTTAATTAAGGCTCTCCAGATGATAGGTCTCTCCAGTGACCAGCTGAACTCCATCTGGGCAGTGCTCTCTGGCATACTGCAGTTGGGAAACATCTGTTTTACATCCTGTGAG AAAGAATCCTCTGAGTTTGCACTCATCCCCAGTGAAACGGAAATCCAGATTGTTGCCAGTTTGCTGCATATTTCAGCAGATCTTCTTCAAAGGGCCATCACCCACCAAGTCACT GAAACATGTTATGACCGGATATTCACTCCATTGTCAGTAGAAAGTGCTATAGATGCCAG GGATGCAATCGCCAAAGTTTTGTATTCCCTGCTCTTTGAGTGGCTGCTGATGAAAATCAATGAGTGGCTGGCCCCGTTGGAAATGGACAGCACTGTTGGCATTGTTGACATATATGGCTTTGAGGTCATTTCCTGTGTTTACAGTGTCTTTGAGGGCAGCTTTCTGTTTTTGCCCTGTGCTAGTGTATGCATGAATGCTGACGACAAGTCTTCTTGA